One genomic window of Catenulispora sp. GP43 includes the following:
- a CDS encoding NUDIX domain-containing protein — protein MPRDLDPDYDPTDYPPFAVTVDLVVLTVAEQGLSVLAVRRGEPPFADRWALPGGFVKPDESLGDAAVRELAEETGLGLQVGQDAEQGLHAAPDHGVHLEQLASYGAPDRDPRMRVVSVAYLALAPLTSLQEGSEGPFPAAGGDARAAEWLPVAALPGSEGLAFDHARILADGVERARSKIEYSSLAAAFCPPEFTVGELRNVYEAVWGVQLDPRNFHRKVTGTPGFLVPTGGTTSRQGGRPAQLFTRGTASLLNPPMLRPSSD, from the coding sequence ATGCCACGCGATCTCGACCCGGACTACGACCCGACCGACTACCCGCCGTTCGCGGTGACCGTCGATCTGGTCGTGCTGACCGTCGCCGAGCAGGGGCTGAGCGTGCTGGCGGTGCGGCGGGGCGAGCCGCCGTTCGCCGACCGCTGGGCGCTGCCCGGCGGGTTCGTGAAGCCCGACGAGAGCCTGGGCGACGCCGCGGTGCGGGAGCTGGCCGAGGAGACCGGGCTGGGTCTTCAGGTCGGGCAGGACGCGGAGCAGGGCCTGCACGCCGCGCCCGACCACGGCGTCCACTTGGAGCAGCTGGCCAGCTACGGCGCCCCGGACCGGGATCCGAGGATGCGGGTGGTGTCGGTGGCGTACCTGGCGCTCGCTCCGCTGACCTCGTTGCAGGAGGGCTCCGAGGGGCCGTTCCCGGCTGCGGGCGGCGACGCGCGCGCCGCCGAGTGGCTGCCGGTCGCCGCCCTGCCCGGGTCGGAGGGTCTGGCGTTCGACCACGCCCGGATCCTGGCCGACGGGGTGGAGCGGGCCCGCTCGAAGATCGAGTACTCGTCGCTGGCCGCGGCGTTCTGTCCGCCGGAGTTCACGGTGGGGGAGCTGCGCAACGTCTACGAGGCGGTGTGGGGCGTGCAGCTCGACCCGCGCAACTTCCACCGGAAGGTGACCGGCACGCCGGGCTTCCTGGTGCCGACCGGCGGGACCACGTCGCGGCAGGGCGGCCGGCCGGCGCAGTTGTTCACCCGGGGGACCGCGAGCCTGTTGAACCCGCCGATGCTGCGGCCGTCGTCGGACTGA
- a CDS encoding ATP-binding cassette domain-containing protein, which produces MIEAIELTSTCRSRGVGGGPVEKVSFDVYPGQVTALLGAPGAGKSTVLRLMVELEPGGGRTLFGGRPYRALRPAVREVGLALNPDAVHPGRTVQAHLQLYAAGGGVPKPRIAEVLEVAGLSTQATVRCGRLDAGQRQRLAIAAALLGDPAALILDEPYTLDSHGMSWFHALIRAYAAQGRTVLVAATDPDTLSGTADHVVVLRRDEHDGVSRVIASRSAAEVFDERRATVVQVRSPQAARLAAALESEGARLAPAGPGALQVRGLDRARIGEVAHVAGVCLHELSEIGQDDDVFGLRPVPRQQELLPGLNRAGNWHSGVRVVPDEIEETEVVEAAAEASAEAERPEMPGQDVPASATVQASAVTVTTAGTHTPEPAAEAHAAQPSVAVQVPEPSDGAQVPQKRVRAQTSEPNVVVLTSEPTPAAQTPQPSVRAQVSQSNVVVLASEPTPAVQDPRPSVGAAEPTAGAPAPEPSPAAQTPEPGQTGGAAESQPPQEPAAGLPTPPVADQQSGGMMPSTAGSWRTQGSVAGSRWSAVKGSQAPRGSAASAATPSPASAPAPSVPEPAPAAPEVPEPAPVHSAAPASRLDSPAAAKSREVSRRTSGFGLRWGRGKPHPSAATAPASSPETVASPVLVQPAVPFTVAPSAEQRGTEPRGAGDGMTPWRAAAARASKQSQQQASVAEAAPAEQEASA; this is translated from the coding sequence GTGATCGAGGCGATCGAGCTGACCAGCACCTGCCGGTCCCGCGGTGTGGGCGGCGGCCCCGTGGAGAAGGTCTCCTTCGACGTCTACCCGGGCCAGGTGACGGCCCTGCTCGGGGCGCCGGGTGCCGGAAAGTCCACAGTCCTGCGCCTCATGGTCGAACTCGAACCCGGCGGCGGCCGCACCCTGTTCGGCGGCCGCCCCTACCGCGCCCTGCGCCCCGCGGTCCGCGAGGTGGGCCTGGCCCTGAACCCCGACGCCGTCCACCCGGGCCGCACCGTCCAGGCCCACCTGCAGCTCTACGCGGCCGGCGGCGGCGTCCCCAAGCCGCGCATCGCCGAGGTCCTGGAAGTCGCCGGCCTGTCCACCCAGGCCACCGTCCGCTGCGGCCGCCTCGACGCCGGCCAGCGCCAGCGCCTGGCCATCGCCGCCGCCCTGCTCGGCGACCCCGCCGCACTCATCCTCGACGAGCCGTACACCCTCGACAGCCACGGCATGTCCTGGTTCCACGCCCTGATCCGCGCCTACGCGGCCCAAGGCCGCACAGTCCTGGTCGCCGCCACCGACCCCGACACCCTGTCCGGCACCGCGGACCACGTCGTCGTCCTCCGCCGCGACGAACACGACGGCGTCAGCCGCGTCATCGCCAGCCGCTCCGCCGCCGAGGTCTTCGACGAACGCCGCGCCACCGTCGTCCAGGTCCGCAGCCCCCAGGCCGCCCGCCTGGCCGCGGCCCTGGAATCCGAGGGCGCCCGCCTGGCCCCCGCCGGCCCCGGCGCCCTCCAGGTCCGAGGCCTGGACCGAGCCCGCATCGGCGAAGTGGCGCACGTCGCCGGCGTGTGTCTGCACGAACTCAGCGAGATCGGCCAAGACGACGACGTCTTCGGCCTGCGCCCCGTCCCCCGCCAGCAGGAACTCCTCCCCGGCCTCAACCGCGCCGGCAACTGGCACTCCGGCGTCCGCGTGGTCCCCGACGAGATCGAGGAGACGGAAGTCGTCGAGGCCGCGGCCGAGGCGAGCGCGGAGGCCGAGCGACCGGAGATGCCGGGGCAGGATGTTCCCGCTTCCGCGACAGTGCAGGCGAGTGCTGTGACGGTGACGACTGCCGGCACGCACACTCCTGAGCCGGCTGCCGAGGCGCACGCTGCTCAGCCAAGTGTCGCGGTGCAGGTCCCCGAGCCGAGCGACGGTGCTCAAGTCCCCCAGAAGAGGGTCAGGGCCCAGACTTCTGAGCCGAATGTCGTGGTGCTGACTTCTGAGCCGACCCCCGCAGCGCAGACTCCTCAGCCGAGCGTCAGGGCGCAGGTTTCTCAGTCGAATGTCGTGGTGCTGGCTTCGGAGCCGACCCCCGCAGTGCAGGATCCTCGGCCGAGCGTCGGGGCTGCTGAGCCAACTGCCGGGGCTCCTGCTCCTGAGCCGAGTCCTGCGGCGCAGACTCCCGAGCCGGGCCAGACCGGCGGCGCGGCCGAGTCGCAGCCCCCGCAGGAACCAGCGGCCGGCCTGCCCACACCACCGGTTGCCGACCAGCAGTCCGGCGGCATGATGCCGAGCACCGCCGGTTCGTGGCGCACCCAGGGTTCGGTCGCCGGCTCCCGCTGGTCGGCCGTGAAGGGTTCGCAGGCACCGCGAGGTTCTGCCGCGTCGGCCGCCACACCCTCGCCGGCCAGCGCTCCCGCGCCGAGTGTTCCCGAGCCGGCGCCCGCTGCTCCGGAGGTTCCCGAGCCGGCCCCGGTTCACAGCGCCGCCCCGGCCTCGCGCCTCGACTCGCCCGCCGCCGCGAAGTCCCGCGAGGTCTCGCGCCGCACCAGCGGGTTCGGTCTCCGGTGGGGCCGTGGCAAGCCGCATCCTTCGGCGGCGACCGCGCCGGCTTCGTCCCCGGAGACCGTCGCGTCGCCGGTCCTGGTCCAGCCCGCCGTCCCGTTCACCGTCGCGCCCAGCGCCGAGCAGCGTGGCACCGAGCCGCGTGGCGCCGGGGACGGCATGACCCCGTGGCGGGCTGCGGCCGCTCGGGCGTCGAAGCAGAGTCAGCAGCAGGCGTCGGTCGCGGAGGCGGCCCCGGCAGAGCAGGAAGCTTCCGCATGA
- the msrB gene encoding peptide-methionine (R)-S-oxide reductase MsrB, whose product MVEKVQKSEAEWRSLLTPMEFSVLREAGTERPWSGDYVSTHTEGTYHCRACDAPLFRSQAKYDSHCGWPSFYEPGEGDAVTLHQDMSHGMVRTEVRCAACGSHLGHVFDDGPTEHGGQRYCINSVSLKLDEDASAS is encoded by the coding sequence ATGGTCGAGAAGGTGCAGAAGTCCGAGGCCGAGTGGCGCTCGCTGCTCACGCCGATGGAGTTCTCGGTGCTGCGCGAGGCCGGCACGGAGCGGCCGTGGAGCGGGGATTACGTGTCCACGCACACGGAGGGCACCTACCACTGTCGGGCTTGTGACGCGCCTCTGTTCCGCTCACAGGCGAAGTACGACTCGCACTGCGGGTGGCCGTCGTTCTACGAGCCCGGCGAGGGCGACGCGGTGACGCTGCACCAGGACATGAGCCACGGCATGGTGCGGACCGAGGTGCGCTGCGCGGCGTGCGGGTCGCACCTGGGGCACGTGTTCGACGACGGCCCGACCGAGCACGGCGGGCAGCGGTACTGCATCAACTCGGTGTCCTTGAAGCTGGACGAGGACGCGAGCGCTTCCTGA
- a CDS encoding pyrimidine reductase family protein, giving the protein MYQLVPPTNRSRQVDLAEVYAYPTGARRWVRANMVASADGAATASGKSEGISGEADKRVFGVLRALADVVLVGAGTVRAEQYRPARVRQQYQEARAAAGQAPTAAIAVVTRAMDLDWTMPLFTSPAVPTIVLTATDAPQDQVDAAAEAGAEVIAAGTGEVDLALAVDRLAERGLGRILCEGGPHLLGQLAASGKLDELCLSIAPQLRGGDSMRVLAGPDLTDGLPLILHSLLTEDGFLFSRYLVGGTQGSVSEPAKEG; this is encoded by the coding sequence ATGTATCAGCTGGTGCCACCCACGAACCGCAGCCGCCAGGTCGATCTGGCGGAGGTCTACGCCTACCCCACCGGGGCCCGGCGCTGGGTGCGGGCGAACATGGTCGCGTCCGCCGACGGCGCCGCGACCGCCTCGGGCAAGTCCGAGGGCATCTCCGGCGAGGCGGACAAGCGGGTCTTCGGCGTGCTCCGCGCGCTGGCGGACGTGGTGCTGGTCGGGGCCGGGACGGTGCGCGCCGAGCAGTACCGGCCGGCGCGGGTCCGCCAGCAGTACCAGGAGGCGCGGGCGGCCGCCGGCCAGGCCCCGACCGCGGCCATCGCCGTGGTCACGCGGGCGATGGATCTGGACTGGACCATGCCGCTGTTCACCTCGCCCGCGGTGCCGACGATCGTGCTGACCGCGACCGACGCCCCGCAGGACCAGGTCGACGCGGCCGCCGAGGCCGGCGCCGAGGTGATCGCGGCCGGCACCGGCGAGGTCGACCTGGCCCTGGCCGTGGACCGGCTGGCCGAGCGCGGCTTGGGGCGGATCCTGTGCGAGGGCGGCCCGCACCTGCTGGGGCAGCTCGCGGCCTCCGGCAAGCTCGACGAGCTGTGCCTGTCGATCGCCCCGCAGCTGCGCGGCGGCGACTCGATGCGGGTGCTGGCCGGGCCGGATCTTACGGACGGATTACCGCTGATACTGCACAGCCTGCTGACGGAAGACGGGTTCCTCTTCTCGCGTTATCTAGTCGGGGGAACACAGGGTTCCGTCTCTGAACCCGCTAAGGAAGGGTGA
- the zapE gene encoding cell division protein ZapE: protein MPTSAPKVFAPAATLVGRRPEVGADRLIADLVPPPRFDQVRFSSYVPNPAEPSQSAARDRLEAFAATVGAAPKKSRGLFKKKAPASGAIGVYLDGGFGVGKTHLLASLWHESPAPREKKAYGTFVEYTSLVGALGFAAAVERLADFALVCIDEFELDDPGDTVLVSTLLTRLSDRGVKLAATSNTLPDKLGEGRFAAADFLREIQALSARFEVLRVDGPDYRHRDLPTPPAPVSEDAVARTVEENPGATLDAFDGLTGELAAVHPSRYGALIDGVSAVGLTGVRPLDDQNVALRLVVLIDRLYDRKVPVVASGTPLGDLFTPELLRGGYRKKYLRAISRITALARDGMALADAAQISVGAGA, encoded by the coding sequence GTGCCGACGTCTGCTCCGAAAGTCTTCGCGCCCGCCGCGACCCTCGTCGGCCGACGCCCGGAAGTCGGCGCCGACCGGCTGATAGCCGACCTTGTCCCGCCGCCGCGGTTCGACCAGGTGCGCTTCTCCAGCTACGTTCCGAACCCGGCCGAGCCCAGCCAGTCCGCGGCCCGTGACCGCCTTGAGGCGTTCGCCGCGACCGTCGGCGCGGCGCCTAAGAAGAGCCGCGGGCTGTTCAAGAAGAAGGCCCCCGCGTCCGGCGCGATCGGCGTCTACCTCGACGGCGGCTTCGGCGTCGGCAAGACCCACCTGCTGGCGTCGCTCTGGCACGAATCCCCGGCCCCGCGCGAGAAGAAGGCCTACGGCACCTTCGTCGAGTACACCAGCCTGGTCGGGGCCCTCGGCTTCGCCGCCGCGGTGGAGCGGCTGGCCGACTTCGCGCTGGTCTGCATCGACGAGTTCGAGCTCGACGACCCCGGCGACACCGTCCTGGTCTCCACGCTGCTCACCCGGCTGTCCGACCGCGGCGTGAAGCTGGCCGCGACCTCCAACACGCTGCCGGACAAGCTCGGCGAGGGCCGCTTCGCCGCCGCCGACTTCCTGCGCGAGATCCAGGCGCTGTCGGCGCGCTTCGAGGTCCTGCGGGTGGACGGCCCCGACTACCGGCACCGCGACCTGCCCACGCCGCCGGCCCCGGTCTCCGAGGACGCTGTGGCCCGCACCGTGGAGGAGAACCCCGGCGCCACCCTGGACGCCTTCGACGGCCTGACCGGCGAGCTCGCCGCGGTCCACCCCAGCCGCTACGGTGCCCTGATCGACGGCGTCAGCGCGGTCGGGCTCACCGGCGTGCGGCCGCTGGACGACCAGAACGTCGCCCTGCGCCTGGTGGTGCTGATAGACCGGCTCTACGACCGCAAGGTCCCGGTGGTCGCCTCCGGCACGCCGCTCGGCGACCTGTTCACCCCCGAACTGCTGCGCGGCGGATACCGCAAGAAGTACCTGCGCGCGATCTCTCGGATCACCGCGCTGGCCCGGGACGGCATGGCGTTGGCCGACGCCGCGCAGATCTCCGTCGGGGCGGGCGCCTAA
- a CDS encoding polyphosphate kinase 2 family protein, whose product MAKSFTHLLRAPESPVKLSKIASDVHPGVDSKAEALHKLPKLGARLADLQERLFAQSRGGADPARQNLLLVLQGMDTSGKGGTVKHVAGVMDPGGLRINSFKAPTEEELSHDFLWRIRKALPTPGMVGVFDRSHYEDVLIVRVRDLVPREQWELRYGLINEFEQELADQGTTVVKCFLHISRDTQKERLLARLDDPTKLWKYSTNDVKERKLWPAYQEAYQAALSLTSTETAPWYVIPADRKWYRNYAITRLLIETLERIGPEWPPADYDIKTEKQRVLAS is encoded by the coding sequence ATGGCGAAGTCGTTCACCCATCTGCTGCGGGCCCCCGAGTCCCCGGTCAAACTGAGCAAGATTGCTTCTGACGTGCACCCCGGCGTCGATTCGAAAGCCGAGGCGCTGCACAAGCTCCCCAAGCTCGGCGCGCGCCTGGCGGACCTGCAGGAGCGGCTGTTCGCGCAGTCCCGGGGCGGCGCCGACCCGGCGCGCCAGAACCTGCTCCTGGTGTTGCAGGGCATGGACACCTCGGGCAAGGGCGGCACGGTCAAGCACGTGGCCGGCGTGATGGACCCCGGCGGCCTTCGCATCAACTCCTTCAAAGCCCCGACCGAGGAGGAACTGTCCCACGACTTCCTCTGGCGGATCCGCAAAGCGCTGCCGACGCCCGGCATGGTCGGCGTCTTCGACCGCAGCCACTACGAGGACGTGCTCATCGTCCGGGTCCGCGACCTGGTCCCGCGCGAGCAGTGGGAGCTGCGCTACGGCCTGATCAACGAGTTCGAACAGGAACTCGCCGACCAGGGCACGACCGTCGTGAAGTGCTTCCTGCACATCAGCCGCGACACCCAGAAGGAACGCCTGCTGGCCCGCCTGGACGACCCGACGAAGCTGTGGAAGTACAGCACCAACGACGTCAAGGAGCGCAAGCTGTGGCCGGCGTATCAGGAGGCGTACCAGGCGGCGCTGAGCCTGACCTCGACCGAGACGGCGCCCTGGTACGTGATCCCGGCTGACCGCAAGTGGTACCGGAACTACGCGATCACCAGGCTGCTCATCGAGACGCTGGAACGGATCGGGCCGGAGTGGCCGCCGGCCGACTACGACATCAAGACGGAGAAGCAGCGCGTGCTGGCCTCCTGA
- a CDS encoding N-acetyltransferase family protein, producing the protein MDMEIRPATDEDWPHIWPFFRTICAEGETYVYPFEPTEQEGREMWMERSPGLTVVAVDAAGTVLGSAKMGPNRPGPGAHVSTASYMVDPAAAGRGVGRALGEYTLKWAREQGYRGMQFNAVVESNARAVHLWQSIGFQIIGTVPEAFKSRAHGYVGIHVMYQKFD; encoded by the coding sequence ATGGACATGGAGATCCGCCCGGCCACCGATGAGGACTGGCCGCACATCTGGCCGTTCTTCCGCACCATCTGCGCCGAGGGGGAGACCTACGTCTACCCCTTCGAGCCCACCGAGCAGGAGGGCCGCGAGATGTGGATGGAGCGGTCGCCGGGGCTGACCGTCGTCGCGGTCGACGCCGCCGGTACGGTCCTGGGCAGCGCGAAGATGGGCCCGAACCGGCCCGGCCCCGGCGCGCACGTGTCCACCGCCAGCTACATGGTGGACCCGGCGGCCGCGGGCCGGGGCGTCGGCCGGGCGCTCGGCGAGTACACGCTGAAGTGGGCGCGCGAACAGGGCTACCGCGGGATGCAGTTCAACGCCGTGGTGGAGAGCAACGCCCGCGCGGTGCACCTGTGGCAGTCGATCGGGTTCCAGATCATCGGGACGGTCCCGGAGGCGTTCAAGAGCCGGGCGCACGGCTATGTCGGGATCCACGTCATGTATCAGAAGTTCGATTGA
- a CDS encoding quinone oxidoreductase: MRAIVVSQTGGPEVLQLSDVNPPKPGPGELLVEVGAVGVNFIETYQRSGLYATNLPFTPGAELAGHVLEVGEGVTDFRPGDRVATVDARGSYAEQVIVPADRAVAVPDGVDVETAAAVMLQGMTAHYLTQSTYPIKAGETALVHAAAGGMGLLLTQLVKAAGGKVIGTVSSDAKAKLAAEAGADEVIRYDQVAGEELAAEVRRRNGGHGVHVAYDGVGKDTFEASLGSLRVRGMLVSFGNASGPVPPFAPLRLSAAGSLFLTRPTLASYIVSRQELEWRAGDLFRWIQDGTLTVRVGATFPLGQAGQAHGELESRKTTGKLLLVP, encoded by the coding sequence ATGCGCGCGATCGTCGTCAGCCAGACTGGCGGACCCGAGGTCCTGCAGCTCTCCGACGTGAACCCTCCGAAGCCGGGGCCCGGTGAGCTCCTGGTGGAGGTCGGCGCCGTCGGCGTGAACTTCATCGAGACCTACCAACGCAGCGGGCTGTACGCGACGAACCTGCCGTTCACGCCGGGCGCCGAGCTGGCCGGGCACGTCCTGGAGGTCGGCGAGGGCGTGACGGACTTCCGGCCCGGGGACCGGGTCGCGACCGTGGACGCCCGCGGCAGCTACGCCGAACAGGTGATCGTGCCCGCCGACCGGGCCGTGGCGGTGCCGGACGGCGTGGACGTCGAGACCGCCGCCGCGGTGATGCTGCAGGGCATGACGGCGCACTACCTGACGCAGAGCACATACCCGATCAAGGCCGGCGAGACCGCGCTGGTGCACGCCGCGGCCGGCGGCATGGGCCTGCTGCTGACCCAGTTGGTGAAGGCCGCCGGCGGCAAGGTGATCGGCACCGTCTCCAGCGACGCCAAGGCCAAGCTGGCCGCCGAGGCCGGCGCCGACGAGGTGATCCGCTACGACCAGGTGGCCGGCGAGGAGCTGGCCGCCGAGGTGCGGCGCCGCAACGGCGGGCACGGCGTGCACGTGGCCTATGACGGCGTCGGCAAGGACACCTTCGAGGCCTCCCTCGGCTCGCTGCGCGTGCGCGGCATGCTCGTCAGCTTCGGCAACGCCTCCGGCCCGGTCCCGCCGTTCGCCCCGCTGCGGCTCTCGGCGGCCGGCTCGCTGTTCCTGACCCGCCCCACGCTCGCCAGCTACATCGTGTCGCGCCAGGAACTGGAGTGGCGCGCGGGCGACCTGTTCCGCTGGATCCAGGACGGCACGCTGACCGTGCGGGTCGGCGCCACGTTCCCGCTCGGCCAGGCCGGGCAGGCCCACGGGGAGCTGGAGTCGCGCAAGACGACCGGCAAGCTGCTGCTGGTCCCCTAG
- a CDS encoding sirohydrochlorin chelatase, whose translation MNQGQAMLAVAHGSRDPRHREVITGLVDAVREQRPELRVETAFLDHCGPTAARALHGLVRDGYQNVKVVPLLLNTAFHVRQDIPAAVAAAHEALPRRWRAGVTMPILTGPLGPHPLLTAGLERRMREAGVWPGDEEASVVLAWAGSSDRVAVAAVDELAEGWQKSGWEHVVAVPAVGDLAGEAVRRLRDRGARRVVVSPYFLAPGFLADRIRGSALRAGADAVAAELGDAPEVAATVLARFDGAISACLAHVA comes from the coding sequence GTGAACCAGGGACAGGCGATGCTGGCGGTCGCCCACGGGAGCCGGGACCCGCGGCACCGGGAGGTCATCACAGGGCTCGTGGACGCGGTGCGCGAGCAGCGGCCGGAGCTGCGCGTCGAGACGGCCTTCCTGGACCACTGCGGCCCCACGGCCGCACGGGCCCTGCACGGCCTGGTCCGGGACGGGTACCAGAACGTGAAGGTGGTCCCGCTGCTGCTGAACACCGCCTTCCACGTCCGGCAGGACATCCCCGCGGCGGTGGCCGCCGCGCACGAGGCGCTGCCCCGGCGCTGGCGGGCCGGCGTGACCATGCCGATCCTGACCGGGCCGCTGGGCCCGCACCCGCTGCTGACGGCCGGACTGGAGCGGCGGATGCGCGAAGCCGGGGTGTGGCCCGGCGACGAGGAGGCCTCGGTGGTGCTGGCCTGGGCCGGGTCCTCCGACCGGGTCGCGGTCGCGGCGGTGGACGAGCTGGCCGAGGGCTGGCAGAAGAGCGGCTGGGAACACGTGGTCGCGGTGCCGGCGGTCGGCGATCTGGCCGGGGAGGCAGTGCGCAGGCTGCGCGACCGCGGCGCGCGGCGGGTCGTGGTGTCGCCGTACTTCCTCGCGCCGGGGTTCCTGGCCGACCGGATCCGGGGCTCGGCGCTGCGGGCCGGGGCGGACGCGGTGGCCGCCGAGCTCGGGGACGCGCCGGAGGTGGCCGCCACGGTGCTGGCCCGGTTCGACGGCGCGATCTCGGCCTGCCTGGCGCACGTGGCCTGA
- a CDS encoding ABC transporter permease has translation MAADTDTAGPAGDTLAHIEAGLDALETSAEPESSRLRHVAASVLPPIIAVALILAVWQILYAAKIWPDWKLPGPSQVFSSLKDTFSEGDAWGAVGHSIAHGAVGFGASVAIGTPLGIVTARFKPVRAGLGPILSGLQSLPSVAWVPPALMFFGPSPAMLYTVVLLGAVPSISVGVMSGLDQVPPLYLRVGRNIGARGLASVRHVLLPAALPGYLAGLRQGWAFAWRSLLASEIIVQSANLGHSLGFLLKNSQDANDMSGAFAAIVLILAVGVAVNQLLFAPLERRVLKARGLA, from the coding sequence ATGGCCGCTGACACCGACACCGCGGGGCCGGCCGGCGACACCCTCGCACACATCGAAGCCGGGCTTGACGCGCTGGAAACCTCCGCGGAACCGGAGTCCAGCAGACTCAGGCACGTGGCCGCATCCGTCTTACCGCCGATCATCGCCGTCGCGCTGATCCTGGCCGTCTGGCAGATCCTCTACGCGGCGAAGATCTGGCCGGACTGGAAGCTGCCCGGGCCCTCGCAGGTGTTCAGCTCTCTGAAGGACACCTTCTCCGAGGGCGACGCCTGGGGAGCGGTCGGCCACAGCATCGCCCACGGCGCGGTCGGCTTCGGCGCCTCGGTCGCGATCGGCACGCCGCTGGGCATCGTGACGGCCCGGTTCAAGCCGGTCCGCGCGGGCCTGGGCCCCATCCTGTCCGGCCTGCAGTCCCTGCCCTCGGTGGCCTGGGTCCCGCCGGCCCTGATGTTCTTCGGCCCCAGCCCGGCCATGCTCTACACCGTCGTCCTGCTCGGCGCGGTGCCCTCCATCTCCGTCGGCGTGATGTCCGGCCTGGACCAGGTGCCGCCGCTGTACCTGCGTGTCGGCCGCAACATCGGCGCCCGCGGCCTGGCCTCGGTACGGCACGTCCTGCTGCCGGCCGCGCTGCCCGGCTACCTGGCGGGCCTGCGGCAGGGCTGGGCGTTCGCGTGGCGCTCGCTGCTGGCCTCTGAGATCATCGTGCAGTCCGCGAATCTCGGACATTCCTTGGGATTCCTGCTGAAAAACTCCCAGGACGCCAACGACATGTCCGGGGCGTTCGCGGCGATCGTACTCATCCTGGCCGTCGGCGTGGCGGTCAACCAGCTGCTCTTCGCGCCGCTGGAACGGCGCGTGCTGAAGGCGAGGGGGTTGGCGTGA